One genomic segment of Acidimicrobiales bacterium includes these proteins:
- a CDS encoding wax ester/triacylglycerol synthase family O-acyltransferase gives MQRLTGLDATFLYSETPSQHMHVSMVGVFDTSTMTGGYSFERVRDLIESRLPRIPMFRRRLIEVPFRLHHPVLVEDPEFDLDFHVRRMAVPAPGSMRELTELAGDFLSRPLDRSRPLWEMWIVEGLEDGRIGVLAKVHHSMIDGVTGAELMVHLFDLEPEPSAAADQDGETADDRRPEHIPNDLELVAYAARSLARQPGRLARTIPATVRSVASIVSRRRGGASGMATPFSAPRTPWNGAITPHRVVAVGTLSLDDVKAVKNHFGTTVNDVVLALCSGAL, from the coding sequence ATGCAACGACTGACCGGGCTCGACGCCACCTTCCTCTACTCGGAGACGCCGAGCCAGCACATGCACGTGTCGATGGTGGGGGTGTTCGACACCTCGACCATGACGGGCGGCTACTCCTTCGAGCGGGTCCGCGACCTGATCGAGAGCCGGCTGCCCCGGATCCCGATGTTCCGCCGGCGCCTGATCGAGGTTCCGTTCCGCCTCCACCACCCGGTGCTGGTCGAGGATCCCGAGTTCGACCTCGACTTCCACGTGCGGCGGATGGCGGTGCCGGCCCCGGGCAGCATGCGCGAGCTGACCGAGCTGGCCGGGGACTTCCTCTCCCGGCCCCTGGACCGCTCCCGCCCGCTGTGGGAGATGTGGATCGTCGAGGGCCTCGAGGACGGCCGGATCGGCGTGCTCGCCAAGGTGCACCACTCGATGATCGACGGGGTGACCGGGGCGGAGCTCATGGTCCACCTGTTCGACCTCGAGCCCGAGCCGTCGGCCGCCGCGGACCAGGACGGGGAGACGGCGGACGACCGCCGCCCGGAGCACATCCCCAACGACCTCGAGCTGGTGGCGTACGCGGCCCGGTCGCTGGCCCGCCAGCCGGGGCGCCTGGCCCGGACCATCCCCGCCACCGTCCGGTCGGTCGCGAGCATCGTCTCCCGCCGCCGGGGCGGGGCGTCGGGCATGGCCACCCCGTTCAGCGCCCCCCGCACGCCGTGGAACGGCGCCATCACCCCGCACCGGGTCGTGGCGGTGGGCACGCTGTCGCTCGACGACGTCAAGGCGGTGAAGAACCACTTCGGCACGACCGTCAACGACGTGGTGCTGGCGCTGTGCAGTGGGGCCCT
- a CDS encoding alpha/beta hydrolase encodes MGLAFVDLVGLAASRPSDVDLPRGRSVELAGRGTAFVWEKAGPPGAPTVILIHGLVASGGLNWFPAMGRLAEEYRVVAIDLRGHGRSMRVGTEFRLADCADDVAALADVLGVERFLVAGYSLGGPVAQLVWHRHRDRVAGLVLCATSRNFGGTAPERLFFTSLLGGVFGVQLFNRLPGPWRTRPVEADHHDLPEEDSDPLISRWAIDELRRTDILAALKAMGSMGRFSSHEWVGSVDVPVAVVITTRDHLVSSSRQIKLARAIPGATLHPVPAGHAACVIGARRFVPVLAEAVRSVAGRAGLAPVGAE; translated from the coding sequence ATGGGACTGGCTTTCGTCGACCTCGTGGGCCTGGCCGCGTCCCGGCCGTCGGACGTGGACCTGCCTCGGGGCCGGTCCGTGGAGCTGGCCGGGCGGGGCACCGCCTTCGTGTGGGAGAAGGCGGGCCCGCCGGGCGCCCCGACCGTGATCCTGATCCACGGGCTGGTAGCGAGCGGCGGGCTCAACTGGTTCCCGGCCATGGGCCGGCTGGCCGAGGAGTACCGGGTCGTGGCCATCGACCTCCGGGGCCACGGCCGGTCCATGCGGGTCGGGACCGAGTTCCGGCTGGCCGACTGCGCCGACGACGTGGCCGCCCTGGCCGACGTGCTCGGCGTGGAGCGCTTCCTGGTCGCGGGCTACTCCCTCGGCGGCCCGGTGGCCCAACTCGTCTGGCACCGCCACCGGGACCGGGTGGCGGGACTGGTTCTGTGCGCCACCAGCCGGAACTTCGGGGGCACGGCGCCCGAGCGGCTGTTCTTCACCTCGCTGCTGGGCGGGGTGTTCGGGGTCCAGCTGTTCAACCGCCTCCCCGGGCCCTGGCGCACCCGCCCCGTCGAGGCCGACCACCACGACCTGCCCGAGGAGGACTCCGACCCGCTGATCAGCCGGTGGGCCATCGACGAGCTGCGCCGCACCGACATCCTGGCCGCCCTCAAGGCCATGGGGTCCATGGGCCGGTTCAGCTCCCACGAGTGGGTCGGCAGCGTCGACGTGCCGGTGGCGGTCGTGATCACCACCCGTGACCACCTGGTCTCCTCCAGTCGCCAGATCAAGCTGGCCCGGGCCATCCCCGGAGCCACCCTCCACCCGGTGCCGGCGGGCCACGCCGCCTGTGTGATCGGCGCCCGCCGCTTCGTCCCGGTCCTGGCCGAGGCGGTGCGCTCGGTGGCCGGGCGCGCAGGACTGGCACCGGTCGGCGCGGAATAA